DNA from Apis cerana isolate GH-2021 linkage group LG13, AcerK_1.0, whole genome shotgun sequence:
GAGTGTAAAATCACTCCTAAAAGATGCCACTTTGCCAAAGCAAAGAATAGAAAGTATCAATTAAAGTTTCTATTCTTCAAAGTACGtccttaaagaaaatataagtgccttattttttttcttttttttttctttttttttttttgttcataacaaagtgttaaaatttatttaatatggatTTGACCAGAGTAATGATAATTACTTTATTCTAGAGAATTCTATTTCAGTACAAACTAGaggaagataaatttttcttaaatattgtaaatcatGGATAACATGCcaagtattataatttactagcaaatattaaatcataaaataaatcataaaaattttgcaaagaatgaattccattaattaagaatgaattatgaataagtatatacaaattattgaaattacatcgatgtttacaatacaatattatcgCTAACACTggttaatatctttttctataatttatatctaatcaCATATACTCCTATATGTGAATTGAACTAGTAGCACATCTCAATCTTCAATGTGACATAAAACGcatattgtttttatcaatCGTGTAACAATCGTTAGGATTGTACATgtgttaagaaaaaatatctttgtatatcttaatttaaatattatataaaacacagAAGAATGTGTTGATTTGATTGCATGTTATATAGTATTTTGACGTATATTATGTATGTCATAAAACGGCACAATAAATATCCTTTTGCCAAAATATAttgtcccctccccccttccaaTAAATGATCtccacttttataatttataaatatactattttatttaaaaaaatagagtattttgtaaattataaattattttttacataaaatataacaagatTAATTGCATAACAACATAATATCGCTATGATTTATAACACATtggatattcttatttttatatcagttgcattactttttcttcttcatttgtttagtcttcttcttctcttctcgtttTGTTTGTCTGTCCGATAAGCATTTGAACAATTTGTAAACGAAGAAaactataatcataaaaatataaaggagaaatataaagtatcaaattataaaatagaagaaaatgattcttattcaaaataataatctgatatatgatatgatatctgatatgattcattttaaatgttaaaactaataaaaaaacataataaaatatataataatgctataaaaataacataccAAGAATGAAAACTACAAATAATAcggcaaaaatgaaaattaaatatgaatgaaataaatatgtgtACAAGctggaataattattcattttatcttcTAAAACTTGTTTAAACTTTCCGACTACTTCATGCACAAATTGCTGTTTTTCTTCATCATTTAATTCTTGATATCgctgaaatatattgaataacttTTCTTTAGTATTATCtggtattaaatttaataatttttcttgcgCACTGGAAGACAAAACGCCTTTATCTCGCAACGaatccaaaatattttgtgCCATATTTTGATCACTGTTCGTACAAAGCACTAAGAAATAATCACAACTTTCTTTTAACGAGAATTTAATCGACAAGTAAAATCGATAATCTCCTTAGCACAAAAAGActgaattgattaaataaaattcatcgcAGGCAATATTGAAGTGGTCGATTAGATAACGTGTGACACGTTAAATTGTTCATACATGATGTagaaataacgaattaatacaatcatttttattatgcaatttagttgagaaaacaaaaatgtttaCTGAATCAgccttttgaaattattcagaaaaaacaaaatagcatatataatcataatatcaaTGTATATCGTGATCaatactttaaaaagaaattcatatcttttctaattaataaaattaaattgctaaagtaattttaattttaaaaaacttagatcaaaatatttaccaaAGATGAGAACAACAATGCTCAATAAGGATAAAAGAACTATAGTTTGCA
Protein-coding regions in this window:
- the LOC107998810 gene encoding uncharacterized protein LOC107998810 isoform X2; its protein translation is MAQNILDSLRDKGVLSSSAQEKLLNLIPDNTKEKLFNIFQRYQELNDEEKQQFVHEVVGKFKQVLEDKMNNYSSLYTYLFHSYLIFIFAVLFVVFILVFFVYKLFKCLSDRQTKREEKKKTKQMKKKK